A genomic region of Actinomycetota bacterium contains the following coding sequences:
- a CDS encoding AAA family ATPase has protein sequence MPTTTTPPVPRPGLLDGFDELLSSRVAIVTGKGGVGKTTVAATLALAASGAGRRTLLVEVEVRQALSQVFRTGRWDYREREFRPRLFGISVDPEESMYEYLETYYGLKRVQWMMSRTNALDFVTAAAPGLRDLLLVGKLYELEKRRGDDGRPVYDLIVLDAPPAGRIVPFLQAPDAVTDIVRVGPISRQTENITRMLDDPRRTRAFVVTLLEEMPVTETVETVRALSDAGIDIGPVIANQVIAPRLEPDELEALQQLGPAGLARRAAEGGADLGVDVAAQTIELASAHRERLALQQRMREQLHREVDEPVIELPQLTGARFEEGDLEVLADDVAVSVGEPGPKAGQPEARPRGVVA, from the coding sequence GTGCCCACCACCACCACCCCTCCCGTTCCCCGTCCGGGGTTGCTCGACGGGTTCGACGAGCTGTTGTCGTCGCGCGTGGCGATCGTCACCGGCAAGGGCGGGGTCGGCAAGACCACGGTGGCGGCCACCCTCGCCCTCGCGGCCTCCGGCGCGGGTCGACGCACCCTGCTGGTCGAGGTCGAAGTCCGGCAGGCGCTCAGTCAGGTGTTCCGCACAGGCCGCTGGGACTACCGGGAACGCGAGTTCCGTCCCCGGCTCTTCGGGATCTCCGTCGACCCCGAGGAGTCGATGTACGAGTACCTCGAGACGTACTACGGCCTGAAGCGGGTGCAGTGGATGATGTCGCGGACCAACGCCCTCGACTTCGTCACCGCTGCGGCACCGGGCCTGCGTGACCTGCTCCTGGTCGGGAAGCTGTACGAGCTGGAGAAGCGGCGTGGTGACGACGGGCGCCCCGTCTACGACCTGATCGTGTTGGACGCGCCCCCTGCGGGGCGGATCGTGCCGTTCCTGCAGGCTCCGGACGCGGTCACCGACATCGTCCGGGTCGGGCCGATCAGCCGGCAGACGGAGAACATCACCCGGATGCTCGACGACCCGCGTCGCACCCGCGCGTTCGTGGTCACCCTCCTCGAGGAGATGCCGGTGACCGAGACCGTCGAGACGGTCCGGGCACTCAGCGACGCCGGGATCGACATCGGTCCGGTCATCGCCAACCAGGTCATCGCACCGCGGTTGGAGCCCGATGAGCTCGAGGCACTGCAGCAGCTCGGCCCGGCCGGCTTGGCCCGCCGCGCCGCCGAGGGCGGCGCCGACCTCGGCGTCGACGTCGCGGCGCAGACCATCGAGCTCGCCAGCGCCCACCGTGAGCGGCTGGCGCTGCAGCAGCGGATGCGTGAGCAGCTGCACCGCGAGGTCGACGAACCGGTGATCGAGCTCCCGCAGCTGACCGGGGCCAGGTTCGAGGAAGGCGACCTGGAGGTCCTCGCCGACGACGTCGCCGTCTCGGTCGGCGAACCCGGTCCCAAGGCCGGACAGCCCGAAGCCCGTCCCCGCGGGGTCGTTGCGTGA